AGAAATCAACGATAATCCCAACACTGCTACTAACCACTTCGACATGTACGCTCCTTCAAATTACGCCCACTAACGGGGCGGAGCATGACAGAATCATGCTTTTAAGTCCAGTCATCGCGGGCTCTACCCGCGTTAGTTGGACGTGGAAGAAACGAAACCCAATCAAAATTCCTTGAAAATTGAGTTGACTAGGTGTTTTGGGGCAAGAGGACCCTGAACGTGCTGCCGCGCCCAAGTTGGCTCTCCGCCTCGAGGCGCCCACCGAGAAGCTCCACAGTTTTCCTCGAGATGGGCAAGCCCAGGCCAGTGCCTTCGCCGACCGGTTTTGTCGTGAAGAACGGGTCAAAGATCTGGCTCAGATTTCCTTTCGAGATCCCCGAGCCTGTATCCTCAATTTCCACCACCACCCACTCGTCTCGAACAAAGGCGCGAACGCAAATCCGGTTCGACTCTGCGTCGCCCACTTCAATGGCTTGCGCTGCATTCATCAGCAGATTTACAAAAACCTGCCCGAGTTTCGAAAGATGCCCTGAAATCCTCGGCAGCTCGCCGATCTCCTTCACCAATTTCGCGCGATGCCGGATCGTGTTCCAGCAAATATTGATCGATGAATCGAGCAAATCCGCAAGGTCGATACTCTCGATCACCGCGTCTCCACGGCGAGATAGCGTGCTCAAATCACGCACAATGTCTCGAATACGAATCGTGCCCATATGCGCGCTATCAAGTAGCTTCAGGATTTCTTCTCGACTCATGCGCTGCTCGCCGCGCATGTCCTCCCGAATTAGATCGATATTGACCATCACGTAGGTCAGCGGATTGTTGATCTCGTGGCCCACGCCCGATGCCAGTGTCGCCACCGCCACCATGCGATCCACCTCCATCATTTTGGCCGATATCGCTTTGCGTTCCGTGAGGTCACGCACCGTGGCGATCACCGAGGTAATCCCATCGTAGAGCGCCGGAATGGAGGCGATCTCCACCCACATCCAGGTCCCGTCGCGGCGCAACATCCGAAACTCTGCCGGAGGCGTAACGTCCCCACGGATCGAGAGTTCGCGCCGCTCACGCATCAACTCCCATTCGTCTGGATGCGCGAACTCCTTGACCGACTTACCCACGATTTCGGATGGATCATCAAAACCGAGCATACGCAGGAAGGCTGGATTCACATACGCAAAAATGCCGTCTTGATGAACGATCATGCCGTCGGGAGACGACTCGATCAAGACGCGTAACTTCTCCTCCGAAAGCCGGATTTCGTGGTCAGTCAAGTCTTCGCACCAGCCATTTCACGCTGAAGGTCTACACCAAAAAGTGCACCATCCATCCCAAAATAACCGGTCAACGCATTGTCTGAATTGAAGAACACAGTGCGCAGGTGGTGAACATCTTCTTTGATGATCATCAGCCGTTTCCCGGTCAGGACCATATGAATTGCGATGGTGTCGTTCTCGAGAAGTACGGCCAGCAAGTGCCCGTCATTACTAAACGAGAGGTGCTCCACCACACAGGGCACCGAGAAGCGAACGAAAGGCGTCTTCGGAGAAGAGACGTTAAAGACCTCGATCTCCTGTGTCTTTCGGGCCACCGCAAAGATAGAGCCGATGCGGTTGATCGCGAGGCCGAGTACTGGCGGGCCGTCCTGAAGCCTCACCCAATCAGACTGGGCCGAGCGCTGCACGTAGACTTTGCCGGAATCTGCGCCGGCGAGCGCCATGCCGGTGTGGTCGCAGTAGGCGATACCCCGCACTGGGTTTTGACGAACTTCCTGAAAAAGTGTGACCGGAGGTTTTTTGGTTTCTGCGCGGACCACGCTGCCGTCTTGAAGGCCGATCAGCACCCCATTCTTAATCGGGCAGATGCGATGAACGATCTGCTTGGCCTTGTAGACCTCTGTGACGTGCTCGCCGTCGGAATAGTAGATATGGCCTAGCTCATCTGTGAGCGCGACGCCGGTCTCGTTCGCTGCGCACAAGTCTATAGGGCGCTCAATCTTTACGCCGAGCGGGAAAACCCCCGTATTCGACTGCCGGATTCGGTCAAAGATCAACGTCCGGTTGAGCTCGCGAGACTCGTCCACCATCGCTCGAACGCTTGAGCGCGAAGGATAGCGCTTGAAAATAGCAGCTTTCGGGCCCGTATGATCGCGCTCGGTGCTCACAAAAGAGCTCGAATCGCCTGAGTCTTCCTTGTGGAAATCGGATTCGCTAGACTCAGATGCCGGACTCTTTTGCACCGAAACGGCCTTAATCGGACCGGTTCCAAGCTGAGTTTTGCGCCTATCCGGAAGAATTTCTGTGGATTCCGTCGCCTTCTTCGGAACCTCATGAAGCGCGCCCGAATAGAGGAGTTCGTCCACTTTCTTGATCACGTCCTGCAAGGTCTGAGGACGTTGCGTCGGATTCTTCGCCAGCATATCTGCCACGAGGCTCTCAAGAAGCGCCGGAATCGTCTTATCCTTGACCACGTCGCTCAGGCGAGGCGCGGGTGTGCGCACGTGAGAACGTAGGATTTCGTAGACGTTATCGCTCACAAAAGGCGGC
This Microvenator marinus DNA region includes the following protein-coding sequences:
- a CDS encoding two-component system sensor histidine kinase NtrB, which produces MTDHEIRLSEEKLRVLIESSPDGMIVHQDGIFAYVNPAFLRMLGFDDPSEIVGKSVKEFAHPDEWELMRERRELSIRGDVTPPAEFRMLRRDGTWMWVEIASIPALYDGITSVIATVRDLTERKAISAKMMEVDRMVAVATLASGVGHEINNPLTYVMVNIDLIREDMRGEQRMSREEILKLLDSAHMGTIRIRDIVRDLSTLSRRGDAVIESIDLADLLDSSINICWNTIRHRAKLVKEIGELPRISGHLSKLGQVFVNLLMNAAQAIEVGDAESNRICVRAFVRDEWVVVEIEDTGSGISKGNLSQIFDPFFTTKPVGEGTGLGLPISRKTVELLGGRLEAESQLGRGSTFRVLLPQNT
- a CDS encoding WD40 repeat domain-containing serine/threonine protein kinase, whose amino-acid sequence is MGDRQAYDRRRKEFANRLPSHYCVRCSAVVYPEDTSCLDCGAAEPEGSWPTIQDGFDPWIGRVLDGRYLVTKRVGQGAMGSVYRVESLAISREFAIKIINFKQTSSGADPEQIRSRLQREIEAISRLRNPHVVPFYELLELFDNFVGIVMDFVSGQTLDELVRRDGPLELRRAVTVLRQIANGLHEAHEIGMIHRDVKPENMMLEVMPAGDDFVHVLDFGIVRLDDGVSMTKGFLGTPLYASPEQAMAGEIDRRSDIYSLGAVMFFLLSGRPPFVSDNVYEILRSHVRTPAPRLSDVVKDKTIPALLESLVADMLAKNPTQRPQTLQDVIKKVDELLYSGALHEVPKKATESTEILPDRRKTQLGTGPIKAVSVQKSPASESSESDFHKEDSGDSSSFVSTERDHTGPKAAIFKRYPSRSSVRAMVDESRELNRTLIFDRIRQSNTGVFPLGVKIERPIDLCAANETGVALTDELGHIYYSDGEHVTEVYKAKQIVHRICPIKNGVLIGLQDGSVVRAETKKPPVTLFQEVRQNPVRGIAYCDHTGMALAGADSGKVYVQRSAQSDWVRLQDGPPVLGLAINRIGSIFAVARKTQEIEVFNVSSPKTPFVRFSVPCVVEHLSFSNDGHLLAVLLENDTIAIHMVLTGKRLMIIKEDVHHLRTVFFNSDNALTGYFGMDGALFGVDLQREMAGAKT